Below is a genomic region from Chloroflexi bacterium ADurb.Bin180.
GCGATGACTGATCTGATTCTTGGCTTCGGAGGTTAGTTGCGCCATAGTGCATTGCTGCCCGGGGAGAAAGAAGACCGGGTCGTAGCCGAATCCTTTCTCACCGCGGGGCTCCAGGGCGATGAATCCCTCGCACGTGCCTTCGACGGTGTGTGTGGCTCCGCCAGGCACGGCCAGAGCAAGAACGCACCTGAATCTGGCAGTGCGCTTCTGCCAGGGAACCCCCGCCAGTCTGGCCAGAAGCAGCTGCCAGCGATCCCGGTCGGAGGCGCCGTGGCCGGCGTAGCGAGCAGAGTGCAGACCCGGCGCGCCGTTCAGGGCGTCTACCTCGAGGCCCGAGTCGTCGCCCAGGGTTGGTAGGCCACTGGCGTGTAGCAAAGCCTCTGCCTTGAGCTGGGCGTTTTCGCCATAGGTGGCGCCAGACTCTTCGACGGGGACGAGCAGGCCCAGGTCGCCCGCCCCAACTACTTGAATGGGGAGGTCTCTCAGCAGACTGGAGAACTCGGCGAGTTTGCCACGATTGTGGGTGGCCAGCAGCAGCTGAATCACGGGGCGATGATAGCACATCTGGGGGGTTTCCCCAATTTGACCCATTGTGAATTCTGTGTAATATAGCCGTTACGATTTCACAAAGAAGCGACGCCGCTTCGGGGCTGACAGCCTGGCTACCGCAACGACAACCCGGTCAGTTATCATTCC
It encodes:
- a CDS encoding Non-canonical purine NTP pyrophosphatase; protein product: MCYHRPVIQLLLATHNRGKLAEFSSLLRDLPIQVVGAGDLGLLVPVEESGATYGENAQLKAEALLHASGLPTLGDDSGLEVDALNGAPGLHSARYAGHGASDRDRWQLLLARLAGVPWQKRTARFRCVLALAVPGGATHTVEGTCEGFIALEPRGEKGFGYDPVFFLPGQQCTMAQLTSEAKNQISHRANAVRALRRILESYVAAGGLMSARQAPVPKAEGWDA